From the Helianthus annuus cultivar XRQ/B chromosome 17, HanXRQr2.0-SUNRISE, whole genome shotgun sequence genome, the window CACAATTCTTAAGgcaatgtatttttttttttatttaactagTTAGAATGAGACCCAGTCATATGAAATTATGAATTAAAGTTTGTTTGTTCTTAACTTCATATGTTGTTCATGCTTGATGTTCAACTCAGGGTTGATTTATTTTATCTTCTATTCTATTTGGAATGAAAACATTTTTTTCAGTATTCAATTAATGGCATCACTaggttgtttttttttcatttactatTTAAAATTTTGTGAATGTTTTCTCGAATGATGATTTACAAATGTAGTTGGAAACATGAGTTAGCAGGCAGCGAAACAACGGTTGTTTCGAGCTTTTTTTTAGTTAGTTCCAAACACTTGTGACAAAATATAGTTAACGGTCAATCAATCCAAAACCACAAGCTATAATCTTCAAAACAGGTTAACCGAAACTAcattaaccgatcggttagggtAATGGTTTTGAGCCAATACCGACCCATACACACTCTTATATACTAGTGCTAGCTAGTATTGTAAGCTTATTACAAGATTTTAATACTTTTTAAACTTATTTCTTGATtatataatcatcatcatcatcaaactcagTATATCCTACCAATAACAAAGCTAAAGTAGGGTCTGAGAAGGGTGAGATGTAGACAAACTTACCTcaaccccgtaggaatagagagacttcTTCCAAGGAGACCTCTGACTCGATTGTAGTTATTTCTTGATTATATAATAAGTATTCATCACTAACTGTATATTTTAGAACTTCGACTTGCTATATTTACAATTTAGGGGTGAGTAAAAACCCAACCATTAATCGAAACTGAACTAAAAACTAACGCAACTAAACCAAAATTAACCGAAAACCGGTCAACTAAAAACCAAAAAAACGAATTAACTGAAGATCGGTTATCGGTTTTTTTTTATACCCTTGGTTAATTAACTGAACCATTCATATTTTTATATAGATCTTGCTTTTATACATCCGTTTCATATATTTTATGTCTTATATACctccatttcatatatttatacatCCAATCaaattcatgtatttataccttaATTTTTATGTATTGATATATACCATTTCTCATGTATTTATTCCTCAAAAACATGTATTTCTTAGTAAAAATTTTAACCTAAGTTTGGTTTCGTTATTAACCGAACCAAACTGAGAACCGAAAAATTAACCGCTGGAATTAACCAAACGAttaactgaaaccacagggaatAATTACATGGCAACGAATTGTACataatgcaaaccacagggaatAATTACACCTGAACACACTTTAGAGGGTCTCAAGCGTAAAATTGCTCAACAGATTTCCCGCCTAGCTTGTTCCTTATTATTTTACCCTACAGATCATTCATTCATAACTTGTCTCATCAAATTTCAATTGCAAATTCTATAATCTCTTCCCTAGATGGTTCCAAATCAAAATCGAGTCACGAATGACGACGGTAAGTGATAGTTTGTAGTAATTAGTTTTTGCATTTGTTGGATTTCATGATAGGTAtacacatgatgcatgattaaccatctgccgcttttaacgttattttcacgaacttagtaaaataacgttaaaattagtgcaatttcactttcgccctccgagcgcccacacatatatacattatatgcgcataccgcaagtgAGGCGTATTTTGTCAGAATATCTATTTGTTATTAGCATTTGTATTTGTTGAAAATCTATATGTTAGTTGTAATTTCTTGACAAAATGCCTATCAACCTAGCTACTTTTGTCATCAGATCAACATGTTATGGAAACAATTCGCGAAGCACAAGTTGAGCAGGATAGGATAAGCCGCAATAGAAACGTAAGTCTTTCTATGCAAAATTACACgttgagtaaaatgcacggatggtccatgtggtttggtgaaatttcacctttagtccccaacttttcaaaattacactcttagtccctgtggtttgataaGTTGTTACtcgtagggctgtaaacgaaccgaacgaacacgaacgaggccttgttcgtgttcgttcgttaaggaaataaatgtgttcacgaacggttcatgaacacttaccgaacgagattttatgttcgtgttcgttcattaaggaaatgagcgtgttcacgaacggttcacgaacacaagcaAACACAAATAAATTGACGAACGCAATGAAGGATATAGGTGGATGGCCCAGAGAGAACACTAGAACTTGAATTCTTTATTGTGGAATGGAGGTAGATCATATTCGTCGATGTAACTAATGATAAAAGAAAGGGAAATTGTGCATAAACAATGTGAAAGagagtttcctagtttaattgttagggtaatgatataaataaaagtttaatagtacaaaaagtatagataaaatatatgaaagtataaaaatctttaactAAAACACGagcatacgaacataaacgaacgcaaatgaacgaatgttcacgaacaccttaccgaacgttcacgcacacaattgaacgaacgagacctttgttcatgttcgttcatttaactaatcgaacgaaatttcttgttcatgttcgttcgtttattaaacgaacgaacataaacgaacttcccgccgaacggttcacgaactgttcgctaaacgttcggttcgtttacagccctagttactcggatagtccctaaagcggacggaggttagtttttctggttaagtgggtgtgaaatgacaaggactatccgagtaacttgtcaaaccacagagactatccgagtaacaacttgtcaaaccacaaggactatctgagtaaccttcatccgctttggaggctatccgagtaacaatttgtcaaaccacagggactaagagtgtaattttgaaaagttggagactaaaggtgaaaattcaccaaaccacaggaactatccgtgcattttactcttacaCGTTTGTGGATTTTACTAATTAGTGCATTGATTTCAGGAGGAGGTTTTTTACTACAACTTGATGTATACATTATCAGAATTTCTGCCTGTTATCTTATTATGTTGTATGTTACTgcaaatgggaacaaatttctaCAAAAAACACCCAAGGATGTTGAATGCAGCGGCTACCATCGTTATCGTCTGcggttttattattgtttttggcGTGCTTCTATTAGATAGAGGAGGGATTTGGTTCAAGATACTGGTTTGGCTTCTTTTGGCTTTGCAAATGGTGTTGGTATTATCTGTTATCATTCGTGCTTTGATGGATGTTATTTGAGGTGATTTGTAATATTCGGAAATTAATAGAGTAataaattaaatataatattGGTGATTTGTAATATTCGGAAATTAATAGAgtaataaattataataaataaagggTTATATACATTTGAAAATTATTAGATTAAATTGTGAAAGAAAACTTGAATATATGGAATAGATACTGGAAATATTCTGATTGATATTTTTGCCCCTATTAAACGTTGTCTAGTGAGAAGAAAAAATGATAGATATAACAACTTTGATTTTTAAGTCTCCATCTTTTATAGCATCCACAATGACTAGTTAAAAGTCCGGGGCTTGCCTGGTAAGCGTGTCACATAATTTCTAACCCTGCTTTTTTCCACAACGCTAAACCACTTCAAAGTTCAAACCTTCACTTGTTATCCACCTCATtacctattttttttattttaaactattTATAATTTATTTGCTTAATGATATTATTTaactttttattaaaatattaaaaaaattcataacaagataatttatttattacttattttattttttttattccaTTATCTAgtatatttatttaaattttacAACGCCTCTTTTTCATATAGCTTCTTTTGCAACGGCTAGTAACGACTGCTTTGCAACAGCTAGTTTTTAGTGACTATAAATTCAGTTCGTATATTAATCAACTTGTGCACTTCTCAGTTGATAATTCACTACAAAGATTCATAAAAAAATGACAAGAAACCTTGGACTGAAGATGAAACGGCACATGGCTTTGGTCAAATCTTGGATGCACACAAAGTTATATTCGTAATAAAGTATTCTTTTTGTATCGTAAGCTATATTGAGTGTCTGTATGATACCGATATCCTAACGCACCGATACCGACCGAACAACACCGGTACCGGTACATGTATTCATTTTAATTGTTTTCaatcgatgtaaaacacgtgtcgatTGGGAACGACTGTTATGCCGAGTGCCGGTATCATACTAGTACCGTAATGAACCATACCAATAATTACCAAAGACACACAGTGAAGCGCAAGAATCCCACTAGTTGTAGATAATACAAACCACAAGGATTTATTAGTTATTACACATAAACTAACTTCTTAACAGATTTTCCCGCCTTAATTGTACCTTATTATTTTGCTCATAAAATCTTAACTACAGATCATCAAAACTTTGATTGCAAATTCTCTCATCAAATTTTAATTTTCACTACAGATCATTCATAAGTTCTCTCATCAAAATTTCGATCGCGAATTCTTTCATCTCTTCTTAAGATGGCTCCAAATTCAAATCGAATTTCTGATGATGAAATCGACAACTACGGAATCGGTAAGTGATAGTTTCTAGTAATCAGATTTTGTATTTGTTGAATTTTATGATGATCATATCATCATTGATGCATAGATCTACTGTCTTGTTTGAATATCTAGTTGTTATTAGTGATTTCTTGAAGAATATCATTTGGTTGAGATCTTGTCTCTAAGTGTTTGACGAAATGTCTCACAGAATCTTTTGATCAAATTGCTATGGAAACGCTTCGTGAATCAGAATTTTTGATAGACATGATACGCCGTAATAGAGACGCAAGTCTTGCTCTTTGTTAGCTATGCCTAAATTGTTATCCACATTACATGTTcgtcagtggcgaagcttgacccgaatgacggggggtcgaaaacgtatatacccaaaaatttctatagaaccgggtgttgaaaacgtatatacccaaaaaaattGACCATTTATTACCATAGATACATAGACGGGTTCATCGAGAATGAACATATAATATGAAAATCAACGATGAAATTTGAAAATATATTTCTGAAGAGTTTCGTCCAACTAACAACGAATGAAAAGTCTGGAACAAAATCTTTTCCGAAATTTAATCTTTAATATATGTCGGATCGATAATCACTAATGCATATCGGTAATGTCACTTATACTTTACTTTTTCATCCTTTTAATAGTATTGTGTGTAGGCTTATGAACGGACCAAATTTTCACTAAACTTCTTGTGAACTGTACGACGGAAAGTTCGTAATATTGTTTGTTTCTAGTAAAagcttaaaaaaaaaatattctagTTGTATACTTGTACAAGTTTTCTATTTTAGACCCGGTGGGCCCAAGCAAAGAAAATCACTTTTTAGTATTTAAAAGGCCCAACAACATTGTCGGTGGACAACGAAAGGAGACCCAGGGAAatctgggttggatccttgagtcaaacgggttttaccggtaatttcactgtcgtgcctacgggcggttgggttaccgggttttccccggaattggtggtggactcaggttactctcggagtactccgtttgtccagtgggtgccccgagagtgctcgggattgagtttgttgccgttcaaaaaaaaaggcCCAACAACAGAAGTACTTAAACCCTTTTCTTCACTACACTGTTCCATAAACCCTATTTTTTTGAACAAAATGGTGATCATGTAGATGACAAGCTTTTAGAAGTTTGATATCTCTACAACATGAATAATTTCGGTAAGTGATTGGTTTTTAGTAACTAGATTTTGTTTGAATACCTATTTGTTATTTATGATTTCTTAAAGAATTATCACTTGGTTGAAAATGTATTTGTTGTTTGAGATTATGTCTTCAAAGTGTTTGAGGAAATGTCTCATAGAAACTATTTTTTGTCTATCCCTGTTTGTCgagctgcaaacgaaccaaacatttagcgaacagttcgtgaacggttcggcgggaagttcgtttgtgtttgttcctTTATTAATCAAGCGgaaatgaacaagaaatttcgtttgtttatttaaacgaatgaacatgaacaaaggccgcgttcgttcatttatgttcgtgaacgttcggtgaCGTGTTCGCttatgttcgatagttcattagtgtttttagtttgtatattttatttaaacacttcaaaattccgacaaaaaaaaatatttaataattgTCAGTATATCATATATTTTGTTcttgaacgcttgtttgtgttcgtttgtttccatttgtgttcatgcacATGATTTTGTGTTCATTatcgttcgttgcctaaaattaacaaacggacacaaacaaacacgaacacgttcatttccttaacaaacgaacacaaacataaaatctcgttcggtaagtgttcatgaacagttcgagAACACATATATCTCCTATTTGAAAATCTATTTATTATTTGtgattattttaataatattattagttTGAGACCTTGTCTTCTAAGTGTTTGACGAAATGTCTCACAGAAACTATCTTTGTCATCAGATCAACTTGTCATGGAAACAGCTCACCAAGTCGAATTTGTATACGACTTCGACAGGATACGCCGCAATAGAGACGTAAGTCTTGTTATTTGATCGCTTCAGCAAACATTTCTAGTATTACTAATCACTTGTGATCTCGCATTTTAGGATAAGGTTTTCGACGAGTATTTGCTGTTTACAGCATTAAAAATATTTTCGTTTGGTATGGCATTATGCTCTTTCGCACTCGCATTCAAATTGGATTTCTTTGTAAATCACCCGACGATGGCAAAGGCGGTGTCTATCACGGTTCTCGCGTGTCTCTTTCTTTTCGTTGGCGCAGTTCATGCAGTTGAAGGGATTTTATTCAGGATACTCGTTTGGCTTGTTCTGGCTTTACAATTGGCATTTTAGTAGAAATCTAGTAATGATCATTCATAATTTCACTGAGTTTTTAAAACCCGCGCGTTGTAATGGAACCGTTAAACCAAATCAATATAGTAGTAAAATTAAGTAATAAGAATGAAACCTTAGATGCTTTTTAAgtataactagtattaagcatcCCTCGTCATGGCGGAGGCGTAAACTGTGCCAAATAGCATCAATGTCACACCACCACgaacgaccaccaacactgaattTTCGGCAAGACTGGAACACTTTCTGTTATAACAACCAAGCCTAGCAATAATAAGCCCAGTAACAACAACCAAGCCCAGTTAGGCCACATCTCCAATATGTACAGCCCAATAAATAAACGAGACATGTAGACATGTAAAATGTATGAATTAACCAAGAATGACAAAATGTAATACATTAAAAGCTgagacggttaatcatgcatcatgtgctGGCGTTGATAGCTggaagacaaaagggtacatgcactaatggtctttgtcccgattgccgagtgttatgtgtcttatgtccaaggcttgatgcaaaactactatcaagctgggggggtctcattggaagcaatctctctatttctacggggtagaggtaaggttgtctacatcttacccttctcagaccctacctttgttTTGCTATTGGTGTGATTtagtgagtatgatgatgatgatgatgatttgtatGTGAACATGGATATGATGTTTTGACTAGATAAATGTCTTTGCCGTGGTGTGGTGTGCACGTAAAAAGCTATATAATTTTAATTGTTTTATGCACTGATTCaagttttaatatttatataaatacgATAAACTACTATCACATTACACTTAACATTGGACAATTGCACCCATCGTTGACAAAATATAGTATTGGTAAGATATCGAGTTCGTCTAAGGATATAGCGAGTTTTAGCACGAGTCTTCGTTagcgtctaatcaaataaaaagatgATAATAACCAAGTGCTTTTACGTTGATAGGTAATTCATCAAACTTCTAATCGTTTTTAGTGGATATTCATGAAAACATTAGGTCTAAGTTCTCATCAATGAAGAACAAACACAAATTGCTTTTTTATTGTCGATTGGAATTGAATTTCAATATatgttttgaattttgatgtcacaTTTAATTATTTCAAGAACTCGATCACGAACCATGTTTTCTTAGGGTTTTTAGTTACAATTTATTTTTTATCATGAACCATGTTTTGATGTTTCAGTTAATAATCTCATCCCTTCGATCTTTTGCATGAACTATGTTTTTATGATGTTACGAAACAACTTATTTCATGAACCATGTTTTGCATcggtggcgaagcttgagatttctgaccGAGTGGGggagtcaccggacctaaaaatttctataaaccGAGGGGTCgtaaacgtatatacccaaaaatttctatacgaaaactacactCTCCACTGAGCGAAAAGTTTGGAGAAgccggccgccccctcccgccctgCTTAAGCTACGCCCATGTTTTGCATCCCATATCTCGTTGCCAAATAAATTGGTACCTCCTAATAAATAACAGAAAAGCAACttataagggtgtaaggggtgctcacctcttaggtgagtcccccctcttacacataaccaaccataaaatgccacgtcaactcccctctaacactcccctaatacccctttttgatggcggcactcccctcttaggtgaattggtttttttttaaaaaaaaaaaaaaaaaaaaaaaaaaaaaagaaaagcattgattggtcaagatctccctctctcctccctctctcctcccctctctCGGCAACTCCCCACCTATTTCAccctctctctctactctctctctaacTCACCTAAGTGTTGGCaatgctcacctaataggtgaatGGAGTCACCTAAAGGGGTCACCTAAGGTGCCCCGGACACCCTAACGAAACTTACAGGGCAAATAAATTGCAACCAAATTGTTGGTCCACATTAAATAAGCCTATgaaatcctatataaatcacAAAAATCACACAAACACGGCACATACAAGGGCTTGTGTTGTGGTGTCTTCAGCTTTACCTttgatgttttgttttgttttcttattCTATGTTAGCTTGTGTTCTTAATTGGTTTTATAACTTTTTAACTTCATAATTAAAAAGGCTTTTTTTGTTGAACAAGAAACCAAAGTCAAACCACTTACAATCCTATCCGCATGTTATTACTTATCAAAGTATTATCAGATTATACTGTAATGGGGTTGTGGTCTTACTTGAATTTCttatattctttgaaaaatatttttctagtTATTGATTACGAAGGATATGATAGACTAAGTAGCTTGCCCGATGATCTTATCCATAAAATTCTATCTTTTATTGGGATTAAAGACGCTATTAACACGTGTGTTTTATCATCTAGATGGAGATATATATGGACTACATTACCCTATCTCAACTTCTCACAAAAGAATCTTCGCACTTCATACGTGCCCTCCAAATTTGTTACGGATGTTTTAACTCACCGTAATAATCTAATTGGACTGTCTTCAATCACCCTTAGCTATGGTCGGTTAAACTGGTATCATGTCGAAAAAACTTTAAGTTATGCATTACGTTATGATGTTCAAAAACTGAAACTTAAATCCTTATATGGGCATGACATTACAGGCCCGGTCTCTCTCTTTAATTCTCAGTCTCTAAAACATCTTACTTTGTACGGAGGTTACTTGGTACCATTGCTTATGCCTACATCGAAATGGGAACTCTTAGGTTTAACAACATTGCGTCTTATGTATGTTACATTATATAATGACAATACTGATGATAAGTGCATAGGCCTTTTCTCCAAGTGTGTGAATCTCAAGAGTCTCACCTTAGCTCATTGCACAATGAAGGGATTAGAGGGTTTTCGTATTTGTCATCCTCGTCTTTCTCATCTTCGTATTTATGACGGCAAAGAGAAGCTCTTTCGAGGTGATCAAGCTGTGCATATCTCTAAAGACACTTTGCATTCTTTGGAGAACTTGGATCTCGGTACTTTAAAGGCAGATGCTAGTAAAATATTTGGTCTACTTCAACACCTACATGGTGTCAAGTTTCTTGCACTTAACGTGGAACTCGTTGaggtatattttttaaatatttcttTTATGGACAACATACTTTCTAAAGGCGTTCACTGTTCGTAGAGTTTATTTTGGTGAAAACTTTGGCTGAACCCATAACTACGGTTTGTAAACCTAACCCGCCACGTTACATAGTTTCACCGGTTTTAGTCTTTTAGACAACACAAAAAGTTTTTTTTGAACATAATTTTGTATTAATTTTTGAAATAATGATAAAGACTATTCATGAATATAATACATACACGTAACTTTATTTTCCTAAAATAAACGAAAAATTAAATGATAAAGGTTCAATGTCCGATTCCAAGTTCTGAATCGTTACAACTATAGATTTACGCAGCCTGTTTCAAGTTCTAAATCGTTAAAGCTATAGATTTACGCGACCTGTTCCAAGTTCCTAGGAATTTAGGTTTATGAACACCCCTAAATTGCTTTCTTTGTGCAGTTTCTTTCTGCTTCCATGGAACTAATCTCAAGTCCACCTTCTCCATTTACTAATTTAAAGAGTTTAGAATTTTACGAAGTATTTAGACCTCTTGAAAAACCTTTATCTACTGAAATCATGAAGTATTTTCTAGATGGTTCTCCAAGTGCTTCCTTCAAATTAACCACGTACGAGGTATTTACACTATGACAATTTTTTATTTGACATAAATTGTGCTTGGTGTTTTAGGGGTAGAATTAAGTAAAAAGTTTATTTTCTAAAATGAAAATGAATTTTAATCCGTAATTTTTCAAATCAATGTTAAGATGAACAatgtaagaaaaaaaaaaggtgtGTCAAGGTATTTCTCTTGTTTATTGACTTTTTTTCTCCACATGCATATGCATATTCCACACTCATTTCTTAAATgttcatcatttttttatttttttatttttttatacgatgttattttttcataaaaacttCATCATAAAATCgagtttttttatctttaatttgagtatcttattgctatataaaatatgacaattaaaaacccaaaaaaattgTTGTATAACATCTattgtgctgaattttttttactggatttttttgtgctatatttttttttgtacttGATTTTTCGTCTatatttttgtgaaaacaaaaGGGGTGTCAGATGCTATCTTCACACTTCtacttaggggttgtttggtagcctctgaatggtcattaaaaggctacctcttaatggaatcattaagaattttaccaatgagatggtagaagaatgtgacatgtgatgatttaccattcagaggttatctcttaaccattcagacctgagattacctcttattcattcagaggttttaaaccattaagaggtagcatctgaatgatcattaagaggctaccaaacagccccttacaaGGACCAAAATGTTTTAGTACTAAAATGTCCTTCCTCCATACTTATAAGGAGTGACACATGTCATTATCACAATACTTCTTAGTCTACTTAGACAAATCCCACTTTTTAGTGAATCGTTACCCGAAATTATAAAGAAGAGTATTAGAAGCATAAAATATATTCCAACTCAAAGGAAACAAACGCGCTATAACCGCTTGACTTGAAATAAGTTCAGGCAGGGAAAGATTTTCCTTAGGGTGCAACCCGAACCTAAAAATTTTAGACGAACTCAAAAATCAAGTCATATATGTGAATCCAAACATGACCTATTTAACTCAAAAAAAATcgtaaattaatatattaaaattaaaagtttTCCACAAACGAGATAATAgaattatattttaattataaaatcttatgttaattctctttttaagttatggTTATCGCATAAAATATCCACTTAATTTCATTtgacataaaatatattgtaaaaaataaaatataaataaatgggttaaacgggtcaacccgccaacccgaccaggttgaTCCGAGCCCGACTTGGTTAGCTAAACGGGTTCCCGGGTTGAatctgaaactgacccgaacctgTTTAGATTAAACCTAAACCCGAGAATTTCGTGTTCGGTTCGTGCCGGattttcgggtcgtgtcagaaattcacactcCTAGTTTCCTCGTCTAACCCTGCCAATAGCTTGCTATGAATGAGATTTTACCAGATACTATTGTTTATTTGTGGTGTTgtcaaacaaaaatcaaaaccctCATTAAATTACAAAACATTATTGAGTGCTTGTTAACCTTTTGTTTTGATGTCATATTTTGTTTCAAATAGAATAATCTCTTTAGTTAAGCAATGTCTATATTTTTATTTGAaatggcattcaaacaagaattCTTGTTTATTGTTTGATACTATATAAACACTGCAGGAGAGACTTCAGAGAAGAAGGGATCATAATCATATCGATCCACCAGGCACACAAACTCAACATCACATTCGGATATGGTCGACAAAGATGACGAGTAGTTTGAAATATCTAATTGAGCAAGTTAAAGCAAAGTTTTGATGAATATGCATAATTTTGCTTTACATTACGGTAGAACTACCAACTATTTAGTATTTACTATGTATATAGTAGTGTATTAGTGtttatatattttgtattttacaTCACAAACGTTTAACAGATGAAGAACAGACTATTAAAAGCCATTATGGTTGAGTTAAAGTTCAATCTCATCTAAACTATTAAAATTAAGTTTTAAACCACCAAATTATAGCTTAAAAGATGGGGTTGTGGATATTTGACACTTAACAAAAGCGATAAAAGTGCTAGATACGTTTCAGCAAACATTTAGAGAAAACTTCAAATGGGAAAAAATTTATTATAatatcaaaagtagttataaacATTAGAAATGAGCCTTAAGCTGATTACAACAATTTAGTCTCAACTTAAGTTGATTACAACAATTTTTTGTGGTTTATGTGTTTGATGTCTTCACAACTTCATGGTTTTCTATTTGATAGGTTTCACATGGTTACACTTCACAATTTCATGGTTTTATATTTGATAGGTTTCACATGGTTACAAGATTTCTAGATTTCTAATTGTATGTCAGTGAGTTTAATTCATCTAAATTGTTCATGTTGTTTGAATGTAGTGACGAGTCAGGGATTTTTGTCATTAGGGTCACAAAAGTTTAGTTGTTTATATCAGTGGCCGGACACAGACATAACCCAGGATTTGTTTTCTGGAGGTGTGATCGGATGGTTTCACCATACTTTTAAGGGATACGATCAAGATTTTTGCCTAAATAatatactaattttttttttcaaggtgaGCGCCCGCTACCCCATGGATCATAATGGGCCCGCGCCTTGTTTATATAGAGAGCCATGGAGGTACTTTGTCGATCGCATAAACTGTGGGTGATAGTTGTTAGCTATCTTTATATTTGAGAAGTTTCATATAATCATAAAATAGAAAAGTTTCTTACAAAATTATAAATATagttatgcataaaatcgaaaaAGAAAAGTTCTTTAAATAaaagggttattagattttatcacccccaactattggctattggccgctaccacccccaactatcactttaacgtctgtcacccccaacttaacacttaatgtgttctgtcaccacgtcgttaactgatcactaacttttgatcttgtTACTACACTTTTTGGGGTGTCATATGGATCTTGGGAAGGTTTTTAGGGATCTTAAGACACCCCCAAAAATata encodes:
- the LOC110923018 gene encoding uncharacterized protein LOC110923018 isoform X1, which produces MAPNSNRISDDEIDNYGIDQLVMETAHQVEFVYDFDRIRRNRDDKVFDEYLLFTALKIFSFGMALCSFALAFKLDFFVNHPTMAKAVSITVLACLFLFVGAVHAVEGILFRILVWLVLALQLAF
- the LOC110923018 gene encoding uncharacterized protein LOC110923018 isoform X2, which codes for MNNFDQLVMETAHQVEFVYDFDRIRRNRDDKVFDEYLLFTALKIFSFGMALCSFALAFKLDFFVNHPTMAKAVSITVLACLFLFVGAVHAVEGILFRILVWLVLALQLAF
- the LOC110925758 gene encoding F-box/FBD/LRR-repeat protein At2g04230 isoform X1, whose protein sequence is MLLLIKVLSDYTVMGLWSYLNFLYSLKNIFLVIDYEGYDRLSSLPDDLIHKILSFIGIKDAINTCVLSSRWRYIWTTLPYLNFSQKNLRTSYVPSKFVTDVLTHRNNLIGLSSITLSYGRLNWYHVEKTLSYALRYDVQKLKLKSLYGHDITGPVSLFNSQSLKHLTLYGGYLVPLLMPTSKWELLGLTTLRLMYVTLYNDNTDDKCIGLFSKCVNLKSLTLAHCTMKGLEGFRICHPRLSHLRIYDGKEKLFRGDQAVHISKDTLHSLENLDLGTLKADASKIFGLLQHLHGVKFLALNVELVEFLSASMELISSPPSPFTNLKSLEFYEVFRPLEKPLSTEIMKYFLDGSPSASFKLTTYEERLQRRRDHNHIDPPGTQTQHHIRIWSTKMTSSLKYLIEQVKAKF
- the LOC110925758 gene encoding putative F-box/FBD/LRR-repeat protein At4g13965 isoform X2 → MLLLIKVLSDYTVMGLWSYLNFLYSLKNIFLVIDYEGYDRLSSLPDDLIHKILSFIGIKDAINTCVLSSRWRYIWTTLPYLNFSQKNLRTSYVPSKFVTDVLTHRNNLIGLSSITLSYGRLNWYHVEKTLSYALRYDVQKLKLKSLYGHDITGPVSLFNSQSLKHLTLYGGYLVPLLMPTSKWELLGLTTLRLMYVTLYNDNTDDKCIGLFSKCVNLKSLTLAHCTMKGLEGFRICHPRLSHLRIYDGKEKLFRGDQAVHISKDTLHSLENLDLGTLKADASKIFGLLQHLHGVKFLALNVELVEERLQRRRDHNHIDPPGTQTQHHIRIWSTKMTSSLKYLIEQVKAKF